AAGACCCTTTAAATAAACCGAGCCATTCTGGTACATCAACATCAAATAATTTATTATGTAACCATACAGCTAATGAAGAAATTAAAATTGCACCAACCATGCTTGTATCAAGTGTTTTGATATTGGCAATTGTTGTGAGACCACTGCCTGGAACTGCATCTTTCGCAAAATCTACGCCAAAGCTTGGTCCCCATAATGTGAGCATTGCGGATACGAAATAGTTAAAAATAAGATATATCAAAAATGCTTCCATAACAGCTCTAGCATTTTCTTTTTTAGCTAAGCCAATAGGTAAACCAATTACAAATAACAATGGCAATTGATTAAAAACTGTCCAAGCACCTTGTTCAACAATATACCAAAAATCATACCATCCCGTACCTTTCTCAGCAATACTGCCAAGTATCATCGGGTTTTTACATAAAATGGAAACTGCTACAAAAATACCGAATACGCCAAACATTATAACTGGTGTAAACATCGCGCCACCGAAACGCTGTATTTTTTGCATTATAACATCTTTATTAAAAGCCATTTTCCCAGCCACCTTTTCGATAAAATAACTCTCTTAATAAAAAATAATATATAACTAAATTTATTACTTATTCTATAAAATAACTCTCTTAATAAAAATAATATATAATCAAATTTGTTACTTATAAAAATTATATAAATTGTCTAACTACTCAATTCCAAGAAATAAGGCACAAAGCATTTGCTTCGTGCCTCATCTCAATAACCGAACTGAATTATTTAAGTTCAGGCCAATAATCTTTATTTGCTTCAATTAAATCATCCAAAATCGCTTTAGCAACGGAAGCACTTGGTACAGTCTTAGACAATGTGAGTGCCTGCCAAAGTTTTTGATAGCTTCCTGTAATCCAAGCTTCAACAACGAGTTTTTCAACAGAAACTTGTTCTTCCATTAAACCTTTTTGGAATTGAGGTATTTTACCGATACAAATTTTTTCATAACCATTAGAACCAACGATACAAGGAATTTCAACCATAGCAGTTGGGTCGAAGTTTGAAATTGCTCCATCATTTTCAACGATTAAAAGCATACGAGCTTTTTTATTGAATGCAATTGCTTCTGCAAGGTCTACGATATAGCTTGCATGGTCATCGCTTTTGAATTTGCAGTCAACAGCAGTACCTTTTTCTACGATTTCCTTAGCTGCTGCAAATACATTTTTTTCACGATTTTCCATAACTTCATTTGCACGAGTATGGTCTGGATGTTGATTGTCATGATTGAATACATAATCTGGGAATAAGTAGTATTTAAGATAAGTATTTGGAAGTGTATCAGGGTCTACAGCATATACATCTTTAGCTTTGCCGTAAGTATCATTCCAACTTGCTTCATCATGATGAGATTCAGGATTTACGATATATCCATATTTTGCAACATGTTCTTTGATACGAGGCATTAAATCATTACCATCTTTATCGCGGATATCGCACCACCAACCAAAATGGTTAAGTCCATAATAGCGAACGCACATGTCTTTTCTACCATTAGGAAGACCTAAGATTTCAGCCATTCTATCTTCAATACCTACTGGCATATCGCAAATATTGATGATTTTAGAATTTGGGCGAAGTCTTCTAGTTGCTTCTGCTACGATAGCTGCTGGATTGGAATAGTTGAGCATCCAAGCGTTTGGAGAATATTTTTCCATATAATCCAAGATTTCGATAACGCCACCGATAGAACGCATACCATAAGCAATTCCGCCAGGGCCACAAGTTTCTTGACCAAATACGCCATGTTTCATTGGAATTTTTTCATCTTTTTCACGCATTGCGTATTTACCAACGCGGATATGTGCCATTACAAAATCAACATCTGTAAATGCTTCTTTTGGGTCTGTTGTATAAGAAAATGCGATTTCAGGAGCTCTTTCTTTTAAAAGAATTTCACATGCTTTAGCAATTTTTTCTTGACGAGCTGCATCATTATCATAAAATTTAATTTGGCGAAGTGGAAAACGGTCTGCATGGTCTAAAAGCATCATTACGATACCTGGTGTAAATGTACTACCGCCACCTGCGATTACGATTGAAGATTTTTTCATAACTAAAACCCCTTTTCTTTATCATAAATTACATTTATGTTTTATGTTTTTATTTTTTATCAACCTCATGGCTATATAATAATCCAAGCCAATCACAAATTCAATAGTTTCAAGGGTTTTAGGGCATTAGCAACCATTATTGCACCATATCACAGCGCATGTGATATATCACATCAGATTTTAAATTGATATATATACTATAAATAATCATAGCTACTCAAGCATAAAAAAATCAGTTTAAAATAATATACTATAAAAATCTTATTAATTAATTTCCATACATATTATTTCAAACTGATTGTATTACCATATTTTATTATTTTTCACTTAGAGTATTATCATAAATACGTCGCATGAGTTTAAATAAAACGTATCGGTCTTCTTTACTTAAACCATCTAATGCTTTCATACGATGTTGTGATACCTTTTCTTGTAAAAAATCATAAATCTCTAAAGCATGATTAGTGAGAAATATATATTTTTCCCTTTTTCCTTGAAGGCGTTTTCGTTCCACAAGGTTTTTTTCTTCCATTTTCTTTATAGTCTTGGATATAGCTGCTGGTTCAACATTTAACATATTAGCTAATTCCAATTGAGAAATCATATCATGCTCTTTGACCATTTTCAAAACCGACCATTCAGAACTATATACATCTGCTGTATAAATCTCATTGTTAAGTGTTTTTGAAAATGCCCTCATTGTTTGATAAAGTTGATGTATTAACAAATCGTCCAGTCCATCTTTTTCTTGAGATACTAAAGTATCATTATCTATTCCATTCATAATCAACAATAATTCCTTTCTGCCATTTATATCTTGTTATAGCAGAAAAATTTTTATATGACAATACAAATTAATTTACAAAATCAAGCTAAAGTGTGTTTTCTTTTACTTTGTTTTTTTGTAATACAAAATGATTAAATAAGAAAAATACTATAAAAATTACCATTACAGCAATTACATAAAAATACATATTAACGTAACCGATAGAACCTGCAACACTGCCTAATAAGATGATACCGCTACTTGTACCGATATCTAACATATTATAGAAAGTTGCACTAGCACCACTGCGACGGTCTGGTGTAACAACATTGAGCATCCAAGTCATGAGAGAAGGTAATAATAAACCTCCGCCTAAACCATAAAATACAGAAGCAACTAACAACATTGTTAAAGAGCTAGAAGAAATCAATATGCACAAACCAATTAAATATAAAATACCGCCTGGCAGGATTACCCAGAAACCACCTTTGCTGTCAAAAATACGTCCACCAAATGGTCTGGAAATAAATACAAAGATTGTACCAACAATGAAGAACAAGCCTGCATTTTCAATACCAGCTTCATTAGCCATCATAGCTACAAAAGTATTTACACTACCATAAGCAGCACCAAATAAAACAGTCAATATAGAAGGAATACCTGTACCGTATTCACATATTTTATGACGAATAGAAATGCTTTTCTTTTCAGCTGGCAAAGGAGCTTCTTTAGCATTACATAATTTTGCACTGACAGCAGATAAGAGAGTGACTACCATAGAAGTTAAAAACAATATATTAGCACTAAAATCAGTTAATAACATAACACCTAAAGCAGGAGCTACAGCCATAGCCACTGTACTACCTAAGCCAAAATAACCAATTCCTTCACCACGTCTTTGAGCAGGAATTACATCTGCAACTAAAGCTGCAGCAAAAGTAGTACTAAGGCCAAAACCTATACCATGTAAAATACGAGCTAATATTAAGGAATATACAGAAGTAAATATATCATAACTAAATGTTGCTAAGAAGGAGCAAAACAATCCAAAATATAAACATTTCTTTTTACCAAATTTACGAACACCAGTATCTGTGAATAAACGAATAAAAATTGCAGAAAAACCAAAAATCCCTGTTATTATACCTATTTCCGTACCTGTAGCCCCTATAGAAGCTGCATATAAAGGTAATGTAGGTAACAAAAAGTGAAAGCCTGCAAAAAGCAATCCATTAGCCCACACTAAAGCCATAAAATTTCTAGTCCACAATTTTACTTTTGTCATTATATCCATCCTTTCATTGATTTAACTAGTTAACTTTAAGCCTAGGATATAGTTAACTAGTTAACTTGAAGCTGATAACTAATATAAACTTTCTATAAAAACATGTCAATACCGTATAAAAATATTATTTTAATGTAATATTTATAAATCTTCAAAATATAAAAATAATATTTTATCATAAAGAAACGGTATTAAAAAATTAAATAATTTCTTAATACCGTTTATCTTATTTATTCAATTTGTTCTGCACAATATCCACTATAACTAACAAACCACATTTCTACAGCTAAGAAAAAGCCTAATAATGATTTATATTCATAGTCTAATGTTGCTGGTAAATCTATAGGGGTAATATATAAATTTTCTGTACTAAGTGTAGCTAAAGTATTACTTTTTAATCTAGTTAACGATATCACAGGTATCTTTTGTAAATGTAATTTTTGCGCAATATCTACAACATTTTTTGATTCTCCACTTAAAGAAATGATAATAAACAAATCATCACTTGTCACATTTTTTGAAATAATCCCCATTTCATCTGAACCTTTTATCTCGTAAACAAATATATTGCAATTTACAAATAATCGTTCTATTTCACTAGCTACATTTCTTTGCACATGACCAGAGGCATAAACAAAAATCCTTTTCGCTTTATATAACAGCTTGTTCAATCTCGTAAAATCCTGTTTTGCTATCTCTTCGCCAACTTGTTGGCATAAATTTACTGTAGCTTGAGCAATATTCATTGATGGTTTTTCTCTTACCTGACTTATTTCCATTTTCAGCATCATTTTTAAATCGCTAAAACCATCTAATCCCAATTTTTTAGCAAAACGCAAAACCGTTGTACGCGAAACATTGCAATTATCCGCTATATCATAAATAGATATATAACAACATTCCTTTTTATGTGCATAAATATACCGCCAAACAATTAAGTCTGTAGGATTTAATTTTGCTAAACTATTATTAACTAAATCTTCTAATAACATAAAACTTACTCCTATCAAAATAAAATCTACTTTATTTTAACAGAATTTTCATATATAAAAAACACCTAAAAATTTTATGTTACTAATACAAATTTTTTAATCTTTATTTATATACTCAATGATAATATCCGCTATATCGTCTAATGATTTATAACTTGTATTTACTGATAAATCATAGTTTTTAGGATTTCCCCATTCCTTACCAGTATAATAAGCATAATATTCAGCTCGTTTAGCATCTTCCTGATTTAACTCTATAACTGATTTTCCTTCATATACTTCTAAACCTCGTTTAGCTCTATATTCATCATTAGCACAAACAAATACAGAACACACATTTTCATTGCCTTGTAAAACAGCATCTGCACATCTACCAAGAATAATACAATTACCATCTTTAGCTAAACGGCGAATAATTTCAGATTCTTGTTCAAACATTTTATGGTTCATTGGTTTTGCACCACTCATACCAAAAATATAAAAAGGCATAAACTTTAAAGAAAGTGGTGGAACATTATCCTCAAATTCTTTTAACTCTTTTTCACTCATACCACTGATACCTAATTGAGCAGCAGCCATATGCACTATTTGTCTGTCATATAGTTTATAACCTAATTTTTTAGATAAAATATTTGCAAGTTCACGACCGCCACTACCGTATTGACGACTAATTGCTATAACTGTATTTTTCAAAATAAAAACCCCTTTTCCGTTAATTTTAATTTTTCTACTGCTATTTTTTATTAATCTTTTACATTTCTAAATGCTAATGAATAAATAAGCACGATAACAAAACATGCTATTGGAAAATAATATGCTGTTCTAATAGATGCTTCTTCTATTGAAAAACCACTAATTAAGAATGTTAATGCTCCCGTATCAACAAGCCAACCCATAACGGGTGGCACTACAGCTCCACCTAAGATTGCCATGATAAGACCAGCTGCACCAAATTTTACTTCAGGACCTAAATTACGTAACGCAATACCATAAATAGTTGGAAACATCAAGCTCATACAACCAGAAATTGCAATCAAACACCATATAGAGGCAGATGCTGGTAAATAAATTGTACCAAAACAACATAATATGCCAGCAATTGCAAATACTGCCATCATTTTAGCTGGTACAAAATACTTCATCAAGTACACACAAACATAACGAAAAATGATAAATAATACCATTGAAATAATAAAATAATCTACCGCTTCATGTTCTACAATATGTTCTGTAGTCATAATGTATTTAATAGTCCAAGTCCAAACAGCAACTTGTACTCCTACATAGAAAAATTGAGTAATTACACCACAATAATAACGAGGTTTGCTAAATAACTTTTTAAAAGCTTCTGGTACTGTCATCGCTGTACGAGCATCTTTTTCATTAAGTTTACTTTTAAAGAAAATTAACCACAAAATTATTGCTACAAAAATCAAACCAATATATGGCACACAAATCCAAAACAATTCTGTATGTCTAATAGCTGCAAGTTCATCAGCTGGCATAGCCATTCTTGCTTCTAAATCAGCTGGATTTAAATTAGCTAAAATTAAATATTTGGCTAAAAACAATCCAGCAATAGAACCTACTGGGTTAAATGCTTGAGCAAAGTTTAAACGACGTACACTTGTTTCTTGTGCTCCTAATGAAAGTACAAATGGATTACATGTTGTTTCTAAAACAGATAAACCACATGCTAGAACGAAAATAGAAACAAGGAATAAATTATAATTCTGTAAAAGTGCTGCCGGTACATATCCAAAAGCACCTATCATATAAAAACCTAATCCTACTAATACCCCTACACGGTACGAATATTTTTTGATGATAAACGCTGCTGGCATAGCTAAAACAGCATATGCACCATAAAATGCCACTTGTACCAAAGAAGAATCTACTGCTTTAATCATAAAAATTTTAGCAAAAGCCGGTACTAGCGTATCATTCATGTTATTAAGCAGTCCCCAAAGAGCAAAACAAAATACTAAAAGAAAAAAATACAATTTATATTCTTTTGCAACAATCGGTATATTATTATTCACTTTATTATCCATAGCAAAAATCCTCTCAAATAAAAATCATATGTTTCAATCTATAACAACACCTTTTTGCAACATAACATTTGCATAAAGAGCAGATTCACTTGTAGCTATAATTGCATAAGCTTTTTTAGCTTCTTCATAAAAAGCAAATCTTTCAATATGTCCAATTGCTTTATTGCCTCGTTCATCATATTTAGTCACTATTTTTTCGTATTCATCCCAAATTGGTGTTTCTACAGTATCACCTTTCACTACTTCCATTAATGATACTGGCTTATCAATATATTTATCCAATGGGAATACTTGCAATATTGCATCTAAAATTTCTACCACACCGTGTCCGTCACATCTTATTACAATAGCATTTTTTCCCATGGTTTCAGCTGGAAAATTGCCATCCCCAATGACAATTCTATCGCTATGACCCATTTCACAAAGAACTTTTAATAACTCTGGAGATAAAATTTTAGGTATATTTTTTAACATAATATTTGCTCCTTTACTTTTTTATATATTCTTTCCCATTTTTCACAATTTCTAGGTTCATAAACTGTTACATTTTCTGAATTAGCAATTATTTGACGTGCTTGTTTTAAATCAGTTATCACTCCTAAAGAAACCAGTTGCAAAGCTATATTTCCCATAACAGTAGCTTCTACAGGGCCTGCTATCACTTTTCTGCCACAGATATCGGCTGTTAATTGACAAAGCAATTTACTTTGAATTCCCCCGCCAATCATATTTATACTTGTATATTTTTTACCTGTGCACTGTTCTATTTGTTCTAACGCAAATCTGTATTTCATTGCTAAACTTTGGTCAATTACTCGAACAATTTCTGCTTCATCTTTTGGTACATATTGTCCTGTATGTTCACAATAATTCTTTATTTTTTGCGGAATATTACCTGCTGGAATAAATTCTTCATCATCTGTATCAATGAAAGCATTTACATCTCCAACATTCAAAGCCATTTGCTCCAACTCACCAAAGCTATATTCTTTTCCTTCTCTAATCCATTGGCGACGACTTTCTTGAATAAGCCATAATCCAATGATATTTTTTAAAAAAGATGTTTTATTATTAACACCGCCTTCATTTGTGATATTAAATTGCTGCGATTTTTCATTGATAATTGGCTTATCGAGTTCCGTTCCTAAAAGTGACCAAGTACCACATGATAAAAATATGAAATCATCTTCTTGTGTTGGTACTGCTACCATTGCCGATTGTGTATCATGACCTGCAACCGCGATAACATCCATCTTGTTTAAGCCAAGTTCATCACAAATATCTTGTTTTAATGTACCTATCTTAACCCCTGGCTTTACTATTTCAGTGAATATTTTTTTAGGTAAATTTAAATTTTCAATAATTTCTGATGACCATTTTTTATCAACCGCATCTAATAATTGTGTTGTTGAAGCAATCGTATATTCTGTTACTTTTTTACCTGATAAAAAATAATTCAATAAATCTGGTATCAATAACATTGTTTCCGCCCTATTTAAAATCTCTGGGCGATATTGTTTCAATGCCATTAATTGAAATACCGTATTAATTTCCATAAATTGATTGCCTGTAATTTGATAAAACACCTCTTTGTCTATCTTATCAAAAGCCTTATCCATCATGCCTTTTGTTCTAGCATCACGATAATGCACTGGGTTGTCTAATAATTTTCCATTTTCATCTAATAGACCAAAATCAACACCCCATGTATCAATTCCAATACTTTTTATATCGCCATATTGTTTTGATTTAACGAGTCCAACTTTTATATCATGAAAAAGTCTTAATATATCCCAATACATTGTGCCTAATAAATTTACTGGTTCATTTGCAAAACGATGAATTTCTTTTAATCTTATTTTTTTACCATCAAAATTTCCTATTATTGCTCTACCACTGGAAGCTCCAAAATCTAAAGCTAAAACATTAATACTTTTTTCCATTATTTCACTCCTCTTTTATTAATTATCTTTCTCTCATCTTTGTTGATTTAATTATATCAATCTAAGTTTATTAAATCTTGTTATATTATCACTAAAAATAGTACTATATTCACTTTTAAAAAATAATTAGAATTTTTATTATTAATAGTAAAAAAGCAGTAGAAAAGTTTAAAAACTCTTCTACTGCTAAAAATAATATTAATCTTTTTGATAATGCTTATAACCTGGATGTCTACCTTTTACACCATAGTAACTACGTAAATTTATAAGTTTATCGATATTTTCACGAGAAATTTCTTTTGGCCCACCTAAAAGATAAGCATTTAAATTAATCTTAGCAAATAATTCTAATGTTTCCATTTTATAATAAGCTTCTACTAAATTAGAACCTACAGTTAAAGCTCCATGATTTTCTAATAAAACCGCATCATGTTCTTGAATGTAAGGAGCTATAGCTTCAGGCACTTCATAAGTAGAAGGTGTTCCATAAGGAGTAATAGGAATAGAACCTAATGCTACTACTGTTTCAATCATATCATATCTATCTAAAGGTACATGCGCTACAGCAAAACCAGTAGCTGTTGGTGGATGCGCATGGAGTACTGCACCTACATCTTCACGGTCAGCATAACAACGTAAATGCATTTTAATTTCAGAAGAAGGTCTATATCCTTCATTTGCTTCTAAGATTTCTCCTTGTGCATTAATACGTACTAATTTTTCAGGAGTAATAAAACTTTTGCTAATTCCTGTTGGTGTAGCAAGGAAAGTGCCATCATCTAATTTTACAGTTACATTGCCATCATTAGCAGCAACCCAACCTAATTGCCACATTTTATGACAGATATCACATATTTGTTCTTTTATTTCTTCATAAGCCATATATAAGCTCCTCCATTAACTTAAATCATATTTTTCAATTATTTATATAAAGGTCCATAGTTTTTACAAGCTCTATAGTCTTGACCTTCTTTATCCATGCCAAAAGCATTCCAAGCAGCAGGACGGAAAATTTTATCTTCAGAAACATTATGCATGCATACAGGAATTCTAAGCATAGAGCATAATGTAATGAGGTCTGCACCAATATGACCATAACTGATTGCACCATGATTTGCGCCCCAATTATTCATTACATCATAAGCAGATTTAAATGCACCTTCACCAGTTAAGCGTGGAGCAAACCAAGTGCAAGGCCAAGTGTAGTCAGTACGTTTCCAGAGTTTATCAGATACTTCATCTGGTAATTTTACAGTCCAACCTTCTGCAATCTGTAATACAGGGCCTAAGCCTTTTACAAGATTTAAACGAACCATAGTTACAGGCATTTCGCTATTTGTTAAGAAACGAGAGCTAAATCCGCCACCTCTAAAGTAACCATTATCAGCAGGGCACCATTCAGTTGCATCAAGACAAGCTTTTTGGTCTTTTTCAGTCATTTCCCA
The window above is part of the Megamonas hypermegale genome. Proteins encoded here:
- a CDS encoding 6-phospho-alpha-glucosidase, whose protein sequence is MKKSSIVIAGGGSTFTPGIVMMLLDHADRFPLRQIKFYDNDAARQEKIAKACEILLKERAPEIAFSYTTDPKEAFTDVDFVMAHIRVGKYAMREKDEKIPMKHGVFGQETCGPGGIAYGMRSIGGVIEILDYMEKYSPNAWMLNYSNPAAIVAEATRRLRPNSKIINICDMPVGIEDRMAEILGLPNGRKDMCVRYYGLNHFGWWCDIRDKDGNDLMPRIKEHVAKYGYIVNPESHHDEASWNDTYGKAKDVYAVDPDTLPNTYLKYYLFPDYVFNHDNQHPDHTRANEVMENREKNVFAAAKEIVEKGTAVDCKFKSDDHASYIVDLAEAIAFNKKARMLLIVENDGAISNFDPTAMVEIPCIVGSNGYEKICIGKIPQFQKGLMEEQVSVEKLVVEAWITGSYQKLWQALTLSKTVPSASVAKAILDDLIEANKDYWPELK
- a CDS encoding MarR family winged helix-turn-helix transcriptional regulator; this encodes MNGIDNDTLVSQEKDGLDDLLIHQLYQTMRAFSKTLNNEIYTADVYSSEWSVLKMVKEHDMISQLELANMLNVEPAAISKTIKKMEEKNLVERKRLQGKREKYIFLTNHALEIYDFLQEKVSQHRMKALDGLSKEDRYVLFKLMRRIYDNTLSEK
- a CDS encoding MFS transporter; the protein is MTKVKLWTRNFMALVWANGLLFAGFHFLLPTLPLYAASIGATGTEIGIITGIFGFSAIFIRLFTDTGVRKFGKKKCLYFGLFCSFLATFSYDIFTSVYSLILARILHGIGFGLSTTFAAALVADVIPAQRRGEGIGYFGLGSTVAMAVAPALGVMLLTDFSANILFLTSMVVTLLSAVSAKLCNAKEAPLPAEKKSISIRHKICEYGTGIPSILTVLFGAAYGSVNTFVAMMANEAGIENAGLFFIVGTIFVFISRPFGGRIFDSKGGFWVILPGGILYLIGLCILISSSSLTMLLVASVFYGLGGGLLLPSLMTWMLNVVTPDRRSGASATFYNMLDIGTSSGIILLGSVAGSIGYVNMYFYVIAVMVIFIVFFLFNHFVLQKNKVKENTL
- a CDS encoding MurR/RpiR family transcriptional regulator, which encodes MLLEDLVNNSLAKLNPTDLIVWRYIYAHKKECCYISIYDIADNCNVSRTTVLRFAKKLGLDGFSDLKMMLKMEISQVREKPSMNIAQATVNLCQQVGEEIAKQDFTRLNKLLYKAKRIFVYASGHVQRNVASEIERLFVNCNIFVYEIKGSDEMGIISKNVTSDDLFIIISLSGESKNVVDIAQKLHLQKIPVISLTRLKSNTLATLSTENLYITPIDLPATLDYEYKSLLGFFLAVEMWFVSYSGYCAEQIE
- a CDS encoding AAA family ATPase, with translation MLKNTVIAISRQYGSGGRELANILSKKLGYKLYDRQIVHMAAAQLGISGMSEKELKEFEDNVPPLSLKFMPFYIFGMSGAKPMNHKMFEQESEIIRRLAKDGNCIILGRCADAVLQGNENVCSVFVCANDEYRAKRGLEVYEGKSVIELNQEDAKRAEYYAYYTGKEWGNPKNYDLSVNTSYKSLDDIADIIIEYINKD
- the fucP gene encoding L-fucose:H+ symporter permease, whose translation is MDNKVNNNIPIVAKEYKLYFFLLVFCFALWGLLNNMNDTLVPAFAKIFMIKAVDSSLVQVAFYGAYAVLAMPAAFIIKKYSYRVGVLVGLGFYMIGAFGYVPAALLQNYNLFLVSIFVLACGLSVLETTCNPFVLSLGAQETSVRRLNFAQAFNPVGSIAGLFLAKYLILANLNPADLEARMAMPADELAAIRHTELFWICVPYIGLIFVAIILWLIFFKSKLNEKDARTAMTVPEAFKKLFSKPRYYCGVITQFFYVGVQVAVWTWTIKYIMTTEHIVEHEAVDYFIISMVLFIIFRYVCVYLMKYFVPAKMMAVFAIAGILCCFGTIYLPASASIWCLIAISGCMSLMFPTIYGIALRNLGPEVKFGAAGLIMAILGGAVVPPVMGWLVDTGALTFLISGFSIEEASIRTAYYFPIACFVIVLIYSLAFRNVKD
- a CDS encoding RbsD/FucU family protein, coding for MLKNIPKILSPELLKVLCEMGHSDRIVIGDGNFPAETMGKNAIVIRCDGHGVVEILDAILQVFPLDKYIDKPVSLMEVVKGDTVETPIWDEYEKIVTKYDERGNKAIGHIERFAFYEEAKKAYAIIATSESALYANVMLQKGVVID
- a CDS encoding rhamnulokinase, giving the protein MEKSINVLALDFGASSGRAIIGNFDGKKIRLKEIHRFANEPVNLLGTMYWDILRLFHDIKVGLVKSKQYGDIKSIGIDTWGVDFGLLDENGKLLDNPVHYRDARTKGMMDKAFDKIDKEVFYQITGNQFMEINTVFQLMALKQYRPEILNRAETMLLIPDLLNYFLSGKKVTEYTIASTTQLLDAVDKKWSSEIIENLNLPKKIFTEIVKPGVKIGTLKQDICDELGLNKMDVIAVAGHDTQSAMVAVPTQEDDFIFLSCGTWSLLGTELDKPIINEKSQQFNITNEGGVNNKTSFLKNIIGLWLIQESRRQWIREGKEYSFGELEQMALNVGDVNAFIDTDDEEFIPAGNIPQKIKNYCEHTGQYVPKDEAEIVRVIDQSLAMKYRFALEQIEQCTGKKYTSINMIGGGIQSKLLCQLTADICGRKVIAGPVEATVMGNIALQLVSLGVITDLKQARQIIANSENVTVYEPRNCEKWERIYKKVKEQILC
- a CDS encoding class II aldolase/adducin family protein, producing MAYEEIKEQICDICHKMWQLGWVAANDGNVTVKLDDGTFLATPTGISKSFITPEKLVRINAQGEILEANEGYRPSSEIKMHLRCYADREDVGAVLHAHPPTATGFAVAHVPLDRYDMIETVVALGSIPITPYGTPSTYEVPEAIAPYIQEHDAVLLENHGALTVGSNLVEAYYKMETLELFAKINLNAYLLGGPKEISRENIDKLINLRSYYGVKGRHPGYKHYQKD